In the genome of Arthrobacter alpinus, the window AGCTCTTCACTGACGGGGGTGAGCATCAGCCCCGCCGTGGCGGCGTCGGCTTTGGCCGCAGCGCCGCAGGGAACCTGCGCCGCGCAAATGACCAGTTTGACCCCCGGCTTGGCGACGTCGGCAAAAGCTGTGATGTTTGCCGGATTGCTGGGCGGGACCGCCAAGGTCAAAACGTTGGTTGCAAAGTCCACAGGGGCCTCGGACGTCAGCTTGGCGTCGCTGAGCTTCGTCATGTTCTTTGTGTCGGCTGAGGCAAACACGTCGGCGGGGGCGCCTTGGGTTATTTGGGTGACAAGGGTCGATGAGCCGTCAAAACTCAACGAGACCTTCACCTGCGGATGGGCAGCCTCGAATTGGGTGGCCAATTCCGTGAACGTTTGTTTGAGTGACGCGGCGGCGAACACTGTCAATGTTCCGGATAGTTCCGGTACGGACGTGCTTGCCGAGCCGGC includes:
- the modA gene encoding molybdate ABC transporter substrate-binding protein, yielding MKLSFKKVSTLAAATVLAASMASCSSPDGGPASAAGSASTSVPELSGTLTVFAAASLKQTFTELATQFEAAHPQVKVSLSFDGSSTLVTQITQGAPADVFASADTKNMTKLSDAKLTSEAPVDFATNVLTLAVPPSNPANITAFADVAKPGVKLVICAAQVPCGAAAKADAATAGLMLTPVSEELSVTGVLGKVTSGEADAGLVYVTDAKSAGDKVKTIPLGLAQPTINEYPIAAVKGSKNPEIAAAFISLVTAQEGQKVLQDAGFGAP